In Desulfobacter hydrogenophilus, the genomic stretch AAAAATTTTCCATTTCTTCATTCTTTTTCCTTTCTTTTTCGCGTTCCTTAAATATCGCATAACAGGTGCTTGACGGACTGCCATGGATCTGGTACGCAAAAATTGTTTATCCGTTTTTCAACGGGTTTAAACCACGGAAAGGCAGGCCTGCCGGCCAAGGTATCGGCCTGCCTTTCCAACTTTTTTTTGGGGGGCTTAGGCAGGCTTCTTTCCGGCAGCTGTTTGTGCCAGTTCAACAAACAGTGCCCGGGCATCTGCCAGGTCTTTTTCATCCGGATGTTTAGCCGCCTCTTCAAGCCTGGCTTTGCGTTCCGGGGTCATACTGTGATGGGGATCGTCCTTCATCTTTGTTTCCATCATCAATGTTTAAACAGGCTTTGATAGTGGCATGGACAGGGTACAGTCGCAGGCCATGTCCATGAGTTCAAGGTCATGGGTGATCACCAGAACCATGGTCCCTTTCCGGGCCATGTCGATCATCACCTTTGCAATCATTTTCATGTTGGTGCCGTCCAGTCCGCTGGTGGGTTCATCCAAAATCAGGATATCCGGGGCTTTTACCAGGGCTGCGGCAATGACAAGCCGCTGTTTTTGTCCCCCGGACAGGGACTGGGGGTGGCGAAGACAAAATGAATCTAAACCGAAACGAGCCGTGACATCCGCCACAGTACTGTCCCGGTCAGGATTGTTCCGGGCGGCAATGGCAAGTTCCCGGCTCACGGTTTTCATATGAAGCTGGTGGTCGGTATTCTGCAGCACAATACTGCCCCGGGCCAACAGATCCTTTGGCCGGAGCGGTGTGCCGTTGACCCGGACGGCACCGGTTTTAAATGGCAAAAGACCTGTCAAAAGACGGGCCAGGGTGGTTTTCCCCGTGCCGTTTGCGCCTGTAACGGCAACCACCTGTCCCATGGGTAGTTCAAATGACGCATCCTGGAAAAGCAGCGGCTTTTTTTTATATCCAAAGGTCAGATTTTTTACATCAATGCGGTTGTCTGCACAGCCTTGCGGGGGCGCATAACACTGGGCTGCAGGAAGATAAGGCTCAACAACATCCGGTTTTCTCAAGCCGAATTTTTTGCGCAGATCATTATTTTTCAAAAATTCAAACGTCCCCTGGCAGGCCAGGCGTCCCTGGTCCAGGACAAGGACCTTATCAACAAGGTTTTTTAGCCAGTAAAGCCGGTGATCCACAATAAATAACGTGATGCCCCGGCGTTTAAGGTCCATGAGGTGGCCGGCCAGCTCCCGAGTCGCGCTTGGGTCAAGATTGGCCGAAGGTTCATCCAGGATAACGATATCCGGGGCAATGCACATAATACCAGCCAAAGCCAGTTTCTGTTTTTCCCCCTGGGACAGGTCAAAAATCATGTTGTCCATAAGGTGGGTGATGCCGAATCTGTCAGCCTCATGATGGGTGATATTTTCGATCTTTTCAACGGATTGGCCCCGGCATTCCAGGGCAAACGTGAGTTCATCCCGGGCTCTGAGGGCGAAGAACTGGCTTTCCGGGTCCTGGAACATGGTGCCCACATGAGATGACAGCGCCTTGACCGGGGTTTGTGCCGTATCTTTTCCCGCCACCCGGACCCGGCCGGACAACGTGCCTTTGTGAAAATGGGGGGCAAGCCCGTTGATCAGGCGTATCAGTGTGGATTTGCCTGATCCGCTGGCCCCGGTACAGACAACCGTCTCTGCGTTGGAAACAGAAAATGATATATCCGCCACAGCCGGTTTTTCCTGGAACGGGTAGGTGTAAAATACATGATCAAATTCAATCAAAACAGTTTCTCCGCGGCAATGCTGCCAAAGGTAAGCACCAGCACACAGGCCGTCGCAACGATGTCCCAGGCACCGGGCTTGGGCGACGGCATTTTTGTCATGGGTGTATTTGCATCCATGCCCTTGAGTTCTGCGGCCACGGATAACGTATCAGCCGAGCGCAGGGCGCGAATGGTTAACGGTACCACAAGAAGGCGGACAACCAGGAAAGGATGCAGGGTGACAAATTGAATGCCCGGATTAAACCCCTTGATCCGCATGCTTTCACGGATAAGTTTTACGTCGTTTATAAATTCAGGGATAAACCGGATCATTACCGATGCCGGCAGATAAATAACAAAAGGCAGGCCAAGGGTTTTAAGGCCGGTCATAACATCCTGGATCCGGCTGGACACGGCCAGGGCAAAAACTGTGTTCACCAGGACCAGGACCCGTAGAAAAGGGTTGAAAAATGCGCCCGGGCCGGCTTCGCCGATTTCCGGCCAGAATATCAGCATGATGCGGATACAGCCCATGGCAATGGCAAACATGACACCCACACCGCACCATGTCACGGCCAAAACCCTGACCCGGCCATGGGCCAGGGCATAGATAAGGCTGGCCAGGGCCAGAACCCCAAGGGCCGGAGATGACTGGATAAATATGATGCCTGCGGAACAGACGAGGCAGATCAGCATCCGGGTCCGTACATCTATAAAATTTTTGGGCAGAAGGCTTGCAGAATTATTCACGGATAATGCCGGCATGGCGAAGCTCCTTAACAAATATAATGCCTGTACCAAGCCCCATGAGACAGCCAACGTAGCCTAATGCCACCACCATAACCCCCATGATAAACATGCCCATCTGTTCCTGGTACAGAAAATAGGAATATCCAAGGGAAACGGCCCGGGACAGAAAATCAAACAGGGCAATACCAAGGATCAGGCGTATGGGTTTGTGGAACCCGTTCCATGGCGCAATGAACAGATCGCACACAAAGCCTGAAATGATTACCCCTGCAATGCTCATGGGGTTGCCGCCCATCAGCAGTAGGGATACCAGGGTGCTGATGACTGAAAACAGGGTGAGTACACCAAATTTTCTGATTTTGTATACCAGGATGATGAGCAGGGATGTGGCCACTGTATTTTTAAGTACAAGGGTCACCGGGTTCATTCCACCGCCGGCCAGGGCGATGAGCATGGTTGAAATTTTGATCAGTCCTGTGAAGGTGCCGATGAGTATGAGTTCGGAAGGATCCCAGTAATCCGACGCAAACAGGTTCATGACGAAGCGGTGCTTATTTGTTTATAATAGTCAATCATGCCCTGGGCCAGGTTGATCTGCCAGAACTGTCCGGCCAGGGTCAAGGTGATCCAACCCTGGTCCAATGTGATGAGTCCGGCGCGTTCCCACTGGTCCGTCAGGGGGACAAAAATGGTTTCAAGGTCCAGTCCCAGGGTTTTTCCGGCACCCCGCAGGTCCATATATCCCAGTTCCAGGCTGCCTGAAATCAGGCGGATTAAGTTGGCATGGGCCGGCGGGCTCATGATGCGTGTCACGGGCTTGGTTTTCCCTGCTGTTGCAAGGTAGGTCCCAAGATTTCCGTCCAGAAAAATCATATGTCCGTTTACACTGCCACCTGCCCCGGAACCATAGGCCAGGCAGTCTGCCTTTTCCTTCATGGCCAGGTTATAGAGATTTCGCTCCCTGAATTTTCGACCCCAGTGGCTGATGGACAGCCTCCGGTATCTGGCAAGGTTCATGCGGTTCACGCCCGCTTCAAACATCAACGCCCGCTGGGCCTGGTCTGCCAATGTTTTGAATCGGCCGGCCCTGGCTGCCTTATCAAGGCCGCTGCCGGGGAAACGGATAAGTTGATAAAGATCCACGCCGTCCAGTTCCAGTTTCAAAAAGGTGTCAACGTCCTTTTCCCAGATTGTCATGGTTTGATCGGGCAGCCCGAAAATCAGATCAATGATGATGGCGGCATGGTTGGTCTGTTTAAGGCGTAAAAGGCTTTCCATGACGGTTTGTCTGTCGGCCAAACGGCCTAAGCTTGTACGGATGTTGGTATCAAAGCTCTGGACCCCGATGGAAAACCGGTTGGCCCCGCCTTCAATGCAGGCTTCAATTTTTTCATCCGTAAGGTCACTGGCCCTGCCCTCCACAGTGATTTCGCAGTCATTGGCCAAGGGCAGGCAGCGGTGCACGGTGTCAAGCACCTGTTTTAGATGATTACTTTCAAGGGCTATCGGCGTACCGCCGCCCAGATAGACGGAATTAACAGGATGGCTTTGCACCAAATCCAAATCCTGGTCAGCTTCAAGTTCCCGAATCAGGGCTTTGGCATATGCCTGCATTTTGTCTTGTTGGGCAAAGTTGGCAAAAAAACCGCAATAGAGGCAATGGGTGCGGCAGAAGGGAATGTGGATATATGCACTGGTTTTGCCCCGACGCTGTGTCTTTGAAAGGGTGTGCCATACCCCGGCAGTCTTTTCCTGTGGCACGGGCGTGCCCCCAAGACCGGCATGCACCACGGTTTTTTTCTTAAATGCGCCGGTGAGCGGATTATCACAGATTTCAGCAAAATAATGGTGGTCAAAAGAAGTGTTGCCAAAGGTCTCCAGCAGTTTGAGTTTTGCGTTGGCGTCCTGGTGAGCGGTGCTGATTTCCTGTTTCATGGATAGGGCCAAACTCCTTTTCAGGGTGTCGTTGGAAGGAATATCTCTTGATTTTTTTATTTCATGTGACTTCTAAAGTTATCTATATAAAACTATTTATCATGTCAAGAATGTTTTTGTGATAGAATTTATAAATTCACCCCAGCTGAATATCTTAGATATACAAGAACCCCCCTGGACATCAAGCATGAATATTTTATATGATGAAATTTTTGCCATGGTCGAAGCAAGAAAAAAACATGCCCACATAAAATGGGTGAAAAGTGGAGCGACCGAATTCGTACTTGAGCCTCAATACCTCTTAATTCTGACAACCACAGGACTGCCGGACAATTAATCTGCTTTTCAGAGTAACCTGTCGAGTAGAGCGATTCGGATTCTGAATTCTTTTGATGAGTAATTCGGTAGCCGTTCGGCCGATTTCATGGGTGGGCTGCTCGATTACGGTTAGGGCCGGTACGACAAGTTTGGCCCAGGTGGTTTCGTCAAAACTGGCAAAGGCGATTTCTTCAGGAATCGCTTTTTTGCTTTCTCGAAGTGCACGCAGCGCGCCAGCGGCCAGCAGACTGTTGCTGGTGAAAATAGCATCGGGCGGTTCAGGTAGCTGAATCAACTTTATGGTCGTGTTAAATCCGTCTTCTTCTCGGGGATTGGTGTATTTAATCAAATCGGATGATTGCTGGATATTGTGATCTTTTAGCGCCGATAGGAGGCCCTCCCTTCGTTCGCGGCCGGTGGTGCTGCCGATACCGAAGATAGCGCCAATGCGACGATGACCATGTTCGATCAGGTGGCTTATTATGGTGTAAGCCGACTGCACATTGTCAATCAAAATATTGTCAACCGCACCATTGTTCACCCTCCGGTCAATCACAACCATCGGGATATCAAGCTCGGATATTTTGGTAAAATTGTCAGCGGTTTGGCGTGTTGCAGATAAAATGATGCCGGCTACGTTTTCATCCCGGAGAAGATGCAGATAAAGAATCTCTTTTTCGGGATTTTCATCATTGTTGCAGAGTATTACGCTATAGCCTTGTTCGTAGGCGGCATCCTCAACGGCCCGGCTGATTTGTTGAAAAAATGGATTTTCAATATCGGAAACAATTAACCCGATCACCTTTGATGTCCTGGATCGAAGATTTCGAGCAATCCGATTCGGGCTATAATTCAATTCTTTAACCACTGCCTTCACGCGATCCCTGACTTCCCGACGCACATAGGGTTTCTCGGCAAGCACGCGTGACACGGTTGCCGTTGATACGCCGGCTGATATAGCTACATCTTTAATGCTTACCATTTTCCTTTGAGCCCCTTGCGCAAATAAAGTCGAGATTCCAGTTTTATTTGTCCTCTACACTTAATTTATGTAAACGTTATCATTAAATTTGTCAAGACAGATCTTTTGCCCTGCCGGTTGTTTCAGGCTTGTACGACGTCCATTGTTATGTAAAGTTATAATATACTATATTTATTATATTTATATCAGCCCCAAATATCTTTGATCGTTTTCTGTGACAAATAGTGGTCTATATTTTTTGGGGTTTTGTGGTTGTGGATTGGAATTTAACCAATACGATCTGTTAGACTTTACAAAAACATAATCGGCTGATAACGACTATAAAAAAACCATAAACAACTAAATATTTAGTATAATTTACTTATCTTAAATCATACTAAAAAAATATTTATTTTTTTCTTGACATCATTACTGCAAACGATTACATAAAAAAGACACGATTATAATTAGTGCGAATGACGGCTTTGTATATTTTCCATTTAAAACCTAAGGAAACTAGGAGGTACGTTTATGTCTGGAAACACTTTAAAGGTAGGTGTCCAGTCCTTTGGACGGTTTTTAAGTGGTATGGTAATGCCAAACATTGGAGCATTTATCGCATGGGGATTGATTACTGCGTTGTTTATACCGGCGGGTTGGTTGCCTAATGAAAAATTAGCGTCACTGGTTGGTCCTATTATTACGTACTTGCTGCCGCTTTTGATTGGTTATACCGGCGGTAAGATGGTTGGTGGTGACCGTGGTGCGGTAGCAGGAGCAGTTACGACAATGGGGGTCATTGTCGGCAGTGATATTCCCATGTTCATGGGGGCCATGATTGCCGGTCCACTGGGAGGTTTGGCTGTAACAAGATTTGACAAGAAGGTTCACGGTAAAATCAAACCTGGGTTTGAGATGTTGGTTAACAATTTTTCTCTCGGCATTATCTCCATGATAGTGGCCTTAATTGCCTACGCAATAATTGGCCCGCTCGTTTCTGCACTTACAAAGGCACTGGCGGCGGGTGTGGGTTGGATTGTGAACATGTCTCTCTTGCCTCTGGTGTCAATCATTGTGGAACCTGCAAAAATTCTGTTTTTAAACAATGCCATCAACCATGGTGTTTTCACGCCCTTGGGCGCAGAACAGGCAGCTAAGTTCGGCGCATCCATCTATTATATGATTGAAACCAATCCAGGTCCTGGTCTGGGAATTCTCCTGGCTTATATGGTGGCAGGTAAAGGCACGGCACAAAAATCAGCCTACGGCGCAGCTATCATTCATTTTTTTGGTGGTATTCATGAAATTTATTTCCCCTATATTTTAATGAAGCCAAGATTGATAATAGCCGTGATCGCCGGCGGTATGGTGGGTGTTGGTTTTAACATGATTACAAGTAACGCCCTGGTTGGTCCGCCATCTCCGGGTTCTGTATTTGCGTTGACCCTGATGTCCACGAAGGGAATGGGTATTGTCTTAACCTTAAGTTCCATTGCGGTTTCCACCGTCACTTCGTTTCTGATTGGATCGGTAATCGTTCGCAAAGACGCTTCGGAAAGTGATGACCTGGAAGCCGCCACAGCTGCTGTTGCCGCAAGTAAGGCTAGTGCAAAAGGTCAGGCGGCCCCCATCGCAGCAGGAAGTGTTCGATCAATTATTGTGGCTTGCGATGCGGGTATGGGATCCTCAGCCATGGGAGCAACGGTATTGCGCGGCAAAGTGAAAGATGCCGGCTTAACCATTGAGGTTACCAACGCTGCCATCAATGATCTGAAAGAAGCGGACATGGTTATTACCCAAAAGGAATTGACTGACCG encodes the following:
- a CDS encoding flavodoxin family protein, with protein sequence MKDDPHHSMTPERKARLEEAAKHPDEKDLADARALFVELAQTAAGKKPA
- a CDS encoding ABC transporter ATP-binding protein encodes the protein MIEFDHVFYTYPFQEKPAVADISFSVSNAETVVCTGASGSGKSTLIRLINGLAPHFHKGTLSGRVRVAGKDTAQTPVKALSSHVGTMFQDPESQFFALRARDELTFALECRGQSVEKIENITHHEADRFGITHLMDNMIFDLSQGEKQKLALAGIMCIAPDIVILDEPSANLDPSATRELAGHLMDLKRRGITLFIVDHRLYWLKNLVDKVLVLDQGRLACQGTFEFLKNNDLRKKFGLRKPDVVEPYLPAAQCYAPPQGCADNRIDVKNLTFGYKKKPLLFQDASFELPMGQVVAVTGANGTGKTTLARLLTGLLPFKTGAVRVNGTPLRPKDLLARGSIVLQNTDHQLHMKTVSRELAIAARNNPDRDSTVADVTARFGLDSFCLRHPQSLSGGQKQRLVIAAALVKAPDILILDEPTSGLDGTNMKMIAKVMIDMARKGTMVLVITHDLELMDMACDCTLSMPLSKPV
- a CDS encoding energy-coupling factor transporter transmembrane component T family protein: MPALSVNNSASLLPKNFIDVRTRMLICLVCSAGIIFIQSSPALGVLALASLIYALAHGRVRVLAVTWCGVGVMFAIAMGCIRIMLIFWPEIGEAGPGAFFNPFLRVLVLVNTVFALAVSSRIQDVMTGLKTLGLPFVIYLPASVMIRFIPEFINDVKLIRESMRIKGFNPGIQFVTLHPFLVVRLLVVPLTIRALRSADTLSVAAELKGMDANTPMTKMPSPKPGAWDIVATACVLVLTFGSIAAEKLF
- a CDS encoding MptD family putative ECF transporter S component produces the protein MNLFASDYWDPSELILIGTFTGLIKISTMLIALAGGGMNPVTLVLKNTVATSLLIILVYKIRKFGVLTLFSVISTLVSLLLMGGNPMSIAGVIISGFVCDLFIAPWNGFHKPIRLILGIALFDFLSRAVSLGYSYFLYQEQMGMFIMGVMVVALGYVGCLMGLGTGIIFVKELRHAGIIRE
- the hutW gene encoding heme anaerobic degradation radical SAM methyltransferase ChuW/HutW, encoding MKQEISTAHQDANAKLKLLETFGNTSFDHHYFAEICDNPLTGAFKKKTVVHAGLGGTPVPQEKTAGVWHTLSKTQRRGKTSAYIHIPFCRTHCLYCGFFANFAQQDKMQAYAKALIRELEADQDLDLVQSHPVNSVYLGGGTPIALESNHLKQVLDTVHRCLPLANDCEITVEGRASDLTDEKIEACIEGGANRFSIGVQSFDTNIRTSLGRLADRQTVMESLLRLKQTNHAAIIIDLIFGLPDQTMTIWEKDVDTFLKLELDGVDLYQLIRFPGSGLDKAARAGRFKTLADQAQRALMFEAGVNRMNLARYRRLSISHWGRKFRERNLYNLAMKEKADCLAYGSGAGGSVNGHMIFLDGNLGTYLATAGKTKPVTRIMSPPAHANLIRLISGSLELGYMDLRGAGKTLGLDLETIFVPLTDQWERAGLITLDQGWITLTLAGQFWQINLAQGMIDYYKQISTASS
- a CDS encoding LacI family DNA-binding transcriptional regulator — encoded protein: MVSIKDVAISAGVSTATVSRVLAEKPYVRREVRDRVKAVVKELNYSPNRIARNLRSRTSKVIGLIVSDIENPFFQQISRAVEDAAYEQGYSVILCNNDENPEKEILYLHLLRDENVAGIILSATRQTADNFTKISELDIPMVVIDRRVNNGAVDNILIDNVQSAYTIISHLIEHGHRRIGAIFGIGSTTGRERREGLLSALKDHNIQQSSDLIKYTNPREEDGFNTTIKLIQLPEPPDAIFTSNSLLAAGALRALRESKKAIPEEIAFASFDETTWAKLVVPALTVIEQPTHEIGRTATELLIKRIQNPNRSTRQVTLKSRLIVRQSCGCQN